A portion of the Osmia lignaria lignaria isolate PbOS001 chromosome 15, iyOsmLign1, whole genome shotgun sequence genome contains these proteins:
- the LOC117600163 gene encoding FK506-binding protein 15 isoform X3: MQVKTLDSSSSKQQVSKKPNISRNITQVIQIKPEVIIAKAVHAFKLQNGVYISIGKLGMALTGNAATKVYQIILYKNKQEHVSTVTVTHDFLYVIQPNNYSSYYDSNKENWSILFENSDVCIEFAREIALARYFSKNARIENVLYQDLSPVNKDVTAKEGDSVSIKYFISAEIIQPLKSNLIMYQTMTVEISTDDNWEKTLLGSSNGLKRILFLPPNKQISLGPGFPKDKDVILEIEIIDIQSQQEATNLHKVTSGKASIISRMAKMGQSMFVPKIPTSTTTDSEDTEDDVPRRSLHQRKAELSEGEFQKKRFTQESKEEISKTAHKVLKSKSDASVTNAACKPFVTPTLAPQWSPTQRQPNFVTVDGQVYSLQPQIVTPTVSTVIDPGLNMLLSETRMTNAELRMGMSKIGDNVQKLLDKFHVLELQNATSPLKERADLAALKMLLTTTASQTEEKEKQSQTNITATDISTQLNEFKDRTSALEKELRESKEYIKTLEDQKESLTQTNETLSKSIKQLEISLNDANSALLTVRKDLEESRELKSKCEEQTSILENKMLKLSETASSMETKENDKQKEIKHIMNKIYHALMDKFVEESYSTNYVRTVIANTIKNTTLQVLHKNNEKSNREPESISAKIAESDDLKVDNTEFETSSSSKSSEPTEVAKTTKTHIFVLQNEPPPIPPIDTEDENDWLQ; the protein is encoded by the exons ATGCAAGTTAAAACATTGGATAGCTCTTCATCAAAGCAACAAGTTTCTAAAAAGCCAAATATATCTCGTAACATAACTCAGGTAATTCAGATCAAACCAGAAGTCATAATAGCTAAAGCAGTACATGCATTTAAACT ACAAAATGGAGTTTACATATCAATTGGTAAACTTGGTATGGCTCTTACAGGAAATGCTGCAACGAAAgtatatcaaattattttatacaaaaacaaaCAAGAACACGTATCAACTGTTACAGTGACACATGATTTTTTATATGTAATACAACCAAACAATTATTCAAGTTATTATGATAGCAATAAGGAAAATTGGtcaatattatttgaaaatagcgACGTTTGCATCGAATTTGCGAGAGAAATAGCATTAGCTcgatatttttcgaaaaatgcgAGGATAGAAAATGTGCTTTATCAAGATCTATCACCAGTTAACAAAGATGTAACTGCAAAAGAAGGAGATAGTGtatctataaaatattttatcagtgCCGAAATAATACAGCCCCTTAAAAGCAATCTTATAATGTATCAAACGATGACGGTAGAAATATCTACCGATGATAATTGGGAGAAAACACTTTTAGGAAGCAGTAAcggattaaaaagaattttatttttacctcCAAACAAACAG ATCAGTTTAGGACCTGGATTTCCTAAAGACAAAGATGTTatattagaaatagaaataatagataTACAATCACAACAGGAAGCTACTAATTTGCATAAGGTGACAAGTGGTAAAGCTTCTATAATATCGCGTATGGCAAAAATGGGACAGTCTATGTTTGTACCGAAAATTCCTACATCTACTACTACCGATTCCGAAGATACCGAG GACGATGTACCGCGTAGATCGTTGCATCAAAGAAAG GCAGAATTGTCAGAAGGAGAATTTCAAAAGAAACGTTTTACACAAGAAtctaaagaagaaatatcaaaaaCTGCACACAAAGTACTGAAATCAAAAAGCGACGCGTCTGTAACAAATGCAGCTTGTAAGCCTTTCGTTACACCTACTCTCGCTCCTCAGTGGTCACCTACTCAAAGACAG CCCAATTTCGTCACTGTGGATGGTCAGGTGTATTCACTACAACCACAAATCGTAACTCCAACGGTATCAACAGTGATCGATCCAGGTCTAAACATGTTGTTATCGGAAACTCGAATGACAAATGCAGAACTCAGAATGGGGATGTCTAAAATAGGTGATAATGTGCAGAAATTACTTGATAAG TTTCATGTTCTTGAACTTCAAAATGCTACATCTCCTCTAAAAGAGAGAGCGGATTTGGCTGCTTTGAAAATGTTACTAACTACGACTGCGTCTCAAACTGAAGAGAAGGAAAAACAGTCGCAAACCAATATTACGGCTACCGATATTTCTACACAGTTGAACGAGTTCAAAGACAGAACGAGTGCGCTAGAAAAAGAATTAAGGGAGTCAAaag AATATATTAAAACTCTCGAAGATCAGAAAGAATCTTTAACTCAAACTAATGAAACTTTATCAAAAAGTATTAAACAATTAGAAATATCATTGAATGATGCAAACAGTGCACTTTTAACAGTAAGAAAAGATCTAGAagaaagtagagaacttaaaaGCAAATGCGAAGAACAAACATctatattagaaaataaaatgctcAAACTTTCCGAAACGGCAAGTTCCATGGAAACGAAAGAA AATGATAAACAGAAGGAAATCAAAcatataatgaataaaatttatcaTGCTCTGATGGATAAATTTGTAGAAGAGTCGTACTCTACAAATTACGTAAGAACAGTAATAGCAAATACAATAAAG AATACCACGCTTCAAGTTTTACATAAGAATAATGAAAAAAGTAACAGGGAACCAGAATCAATTTCTGCCAAAATAGCAGAAAGTGATGATTTAAAAGTAGATAATACAGAGTTTGAAACCTCCAGTTCAAGCAAGTCATCAGAACCAACTGAAGTTGCCAAAACTACTAAAACTCAT ATATTTGTATTACAGAATGAACCACCACCTATTCCTCCTATTGATACCGAAGATGAGAATGATTGGTTACAATGA
- the LOC117600163 gene encoding FK506-binding protein 15 isoform X2: MNSGNQLPDLDKILREDDESDFLPSAGSNLAAIFGMQVKTLDSSSSKQQVSKKPNISRNITQVIQIKPEVIIAKAVHAFKLQNGVYISIGKLGMALTGNAATKVYQIILYKNKQEHVSTVTVTHDFLYVIQPNNYSSYYDSNKENWSILFENSDVCIEFAREIALARYFSKNARIENVLYQDLSPVNKDVTAKEGDSVSIKYFISAEIIQPLKSNLIMYQTMTVEISTDDNWEKTLLGSSNGLKRILFLPPNKQISLGPGFPKDKDVILEIEIIDIQSQQEATNLHKVTSGKASIISRMAKMGQSMFVPKIPTSTTTDSEDTEDDVPRRSLHQRKAELSEGEFQKKRFTQESKEEISKTAHKVLKSKSDASVTNAACKPFVTPTLAPQWSPTQRQPNFVTVDGQVYSLQPQIVTPTVSTVIDPGLNMLLSETRMTNAELRMGMSKIGDNVQKLLDKFHVLELQNATSPLKERADLAALKMLLTTTASQTEEKEKQSQTNITATDISTQLNEFKDRTSALEKELRESKEYIKTLEDQKESLTQTNETLSKSIKQLEISLNDANSALLTVRKDLEESRELKSKCEEQTSILENKMLKLSETASSMETKENDKQKEIKHIMNKIYHALMDKFVEESYSTNYVRTVIANTIKNTTLQVLHKNNEKSNREPESISAKIAESDDLKVDNTEFETSSSSKSSEPTEVAKTTKTHNEPPPIPPIDTEDENDWLQ, from the exons ATGAATTCAGGAAATCAGTTGCCGGATCTTGATAAAATATTACGAGAAGATGATGAATCTGATTTTTTACCATCGGCAGG atCCAACTTAGCTGCTATTTTTGGAATGCAAGTTAAAACATTGGATAGCTCTTCATCAAAGCAACAAGTTTCTAAAAAGCCAAATATATCTCGTAACATAACTCAGGTAATTCAGATCAAACCAGAAGTCATAATAGCTAAAGCAGTACATGCATTTAAACT ACAAAATGGAGTTTACATATCAATTGGTAAACTTGGTATGGCTCTTACAGGAAATGCTGCAACGAAAgtatatcaaattattttatacaaaaacaaaCAAGAACACGTATCAACTGTTACAGTGACACATGATTTTTTATATGTAATACAACCAAACAATTATTCAAGTTATTATGATAGCAATAAGGAAAATTGGtcaatattatttgaaaatagcgACGTTTGCATCGAATTTGCGAGAGAAATAGCATTAGCTcgatatttttcgaaaaatgcgAGGATAGAAAATGTGCTTTATCAAGATCTATCACCAGTTAACAAAGATGTAACTGCAAAAGAAGGAGATAGTGtatctataaaatattttatcagtgCCGAAATAATACAGCCCCTTAAAAGCAATCTTATAATGTATCAAACGATGACGGTAGAAATATCTACCGATGATAATTGGGAGAAAACACTTTTAGGAAGCAGTAAcggattaaaaagaattttatttttacctcCAAACAAACAG ATCAGTTTAGGACCTGGATTTCCTAAAGACAAAGATGTTatattagaaatagaaataatagataTACAATCACAACAGGAAGCTACTAATTTGCATAAGGTGACAAGTGGTAAAGCTTCTATAATATCGCGTATGGCAAAAATGGGACAGTCTATGTTTGTACCGAAAATTCCTACATCTACTACTACCGATTCCGAAGATACCGAG GACGATGTACCGCGTAGATCGTTGCATCAAAGAAAG GCAGAATTGTCAGAAGGAGAATTTCAAAAGAAACGTTTTACACAAGAAtctaaagaagaaatatcaaaaaCTGCACACAAAGTACTGAAATCAAAAAGCGACGCGTCTGTAACAAATGCAGCTTGTAAGCCTTTCGTTACACCTACTCTCGCTCCTCAGTGGTCACCTACTCAAAGACAG CCCAATTTCGTCACTGTGGATGGTCAGGTGTATTCACTACAACCACAAATCGTAACTCCAACGGTATCAACAGTGATCGATCCAGGTCTAAACATGTTGTTATCGGAAACTCGAATGACAAATGCAGAACTCAGAATGGGGATGTCTAAAATAGGTGATAATGTGCAGAAATTACTTGATAAG TTTCATGTTCTTGAACTTCAAAATGCTACATCTCCTCTAAAAGAGAGAGCGGATTTGGCTGCTTTGAAAATGTTACTAACTACGACTGCGTCTCAAACTGAAGAGAAGGAAAAACAGTCGCAAACCAATATTACGGCTACCGATATTTCTACACAGTTGAACGAGTTCAAAGACAGAACGAGTGCGCTAGAAAAAGAATTAAGGGAGTCAAaag AATATATTAAAACTCTCGAAGATCAGAAAGAATCTTTAACTCAAACTAATGAAACTTTATCAAAAAGTATTAAACAATTAGAAATATCATTGAATGATGCAAACAGTGCACTTTTAACAGTAAGAAAAGATCTAGAagaaagtagagaacttaaaaGCAAATGCGAAGAACAAACATctatattagaaaataaaatgctcAAACTTTCCGAAACGGCAAGTTCCATGGAAACGAAAGAA AATGATAAACAGAAGGAAATCAAAcatataatgaataaaatttatcaTGCTCTGATGGATAAATTTGTAGAAGAGTCGTACTCTACAAATTACGTAAGAACAGTAATAGCAAATACAATAAAG AATACCACGCTTCAAGTTTTACATAAGAATAATGAAAAAAGTAACAGGGAACCAGAATCAATTTCTGCCAAAATAGCAGAAAGTGATGATTTAAAAGTAGATAATACAGAGTTTGAAACCTCCAGTTCAAGCAAGTCATCAGAACCAACTGAAGTTGCCAAAACTACTAAAACTCAT AATGAACCACCACCTATTCCTCCTATTGATACCGAAGATGAGAATGATTGGTTACAATGA
- the LOC117600163 gene encoding FK506-binding protein 15 isoform X1 translates to MNSGNQLPDLDKILREDDESDFLPSAGSNLAAIFGMQVKTLDSSSSKQQVSKKPNISRNITQVIQIKPEVIIAKAVHAFKLQNGVYISIGKLGMALTGNAATKVYQIILYKNKQEHVSTVTVTHDFLYVIQPNNYSSYYDSNKENWSILFENSDVCIEFAREIALARYFSKNARIENVLYQDLSPVNKDVTAKEGDSVSIKYFISAEIIQPLKSNLIMYQTMTVEISTDDNWEKTLLGSSNGLKRILFLPPNKQISLGPGFPKDKDVILEIEIIDIQSQQEATNLHKVTSGKASIISRMAKMGQSMFVPKIPTSTTTDSEDTEDDVPRRSLHQRKAELSEGEFQKKRFTQESKEEISKTAHKVLKSKSDASVTNAACKPFVTPTLAPQWSPTQRQPNFVTVDGQVYSLQPQIVTPTVSTVIDPGLNMLLSETRMTNAELRMGMSKIGDNVQKLLDKFHVLELQNATSPLKERADLAALKMLLTTTASQTEEKEKQSQTNITATDISTQLNEFKDRTSALEKELRESKEYIKTLEDQKESLTQTNETLSKSIKQLEISLNDANSALLTVRKDLEESRELKSKCEEQTSILENKMLKLSETASSMETKENDKQKEIKHIMNKIYHALMDKFVEESYSTNYVRTVIANTIKNTTLQVLHKNNEKSNREPESISAKIAESDDLKVDNTEFETSSSSKSSEPTEVAKTTKTHIFVLQNEPPPIPPIDTEDENDWLQ, encoded by the exons ATGAATTCAGGAAATCAGTTGCCGGATCTTGATAAAATATTACGAGAAGATGATGAATCTGATTTTTTACCATCGGCAGG atCCAACTTAGCTGCTATTTTTGGAATGCAAGTTAAAACATTGGATAGCTCTTCATCAAAGCAACAAGTTTCTAAAAAGCCAAATATATCTCGTAACATAACTCAGGTAATTCAGATCAAACCAGAAGTCATAATAGCTAAAGCAGTACATGCATTTAAACT ACAAAATGGAGTTTACATATCAATTGGTAAACTTGGTATGGCTCTTACAGGAAATGCTGCAACGAAAgtatatcaaattattttatacaaaaacaaaCAAGAACACGTATCAACTGTTACAGTGACACATGATTTTTTATATGTAATACAACCAAACAATTATTCAAGTTATTATGATAGCAATAAGGAAAATTGGtcaatattatttgaaaatagcgACGTTTGCATCGAATTTGCGAGAGAAATAGCATTAGCTcgatatttttcgaaaaatgcgAGGATAGAAAATGTGCTTTATCAAGATCTATCACCAGTTAACAAAGATGTAACTGCAAAAGAAGGAGATAGTGtatctataaaatattttatcagtgCCGAAATAATACAGCCCCTTAAAAGCAATCTTATAATGTATCAAACGATGACGGTAGAAATATCTACCGATGATAATTGGGAGAAAACACTTTTAGGAAGCAGTAAcggattaaaaagaattttatttttacctcCAAACAAACAG ATCAGTTTAGGACCTGGATTTCCTAAAGACAAAGATGTTatattagaaatagaaataatagataTACAATCACAACAGGAAGCTACTAATTTGCATAAGGTGACAAGTGGTAAAGCTTCTATAATATCGCGTATGGCAAAAATGGGACAGTCTATGTTTGTACCGAAAATTCCTACATCTACTACTACCGATTCCGAAGATACCGAG GACGATGTACCGCGTAGATCGTTGCATCAAAGAAAG GCAGAATTGTCAGAAGGAGAATTTCAAAAGAAACGTTTTACACAAGAAtctaaagaagaaatatcaaaaaCTGCACACAAAGTACTGAAATCAAAAAGCGACGCGTCTGTAACAAATGCAGCTTGTAAGCCTTTCGTTACACCTACTCTCGCTCCTCAGTGGTCACCTACTCAAAGACAG CCCAATTTCGTCACTGTGGATGGTCAGGTGTATTCACTACAACCACAAATCGTAACTCCAACGGTATCAACAGTGATCGATCCAGGTCTAAACATGTTGTTATCGGAAACTCGAATGACAAATGCAGAACTCAGAATGGGGATGTCTAAAATAGGTGATAATGTGCAGAAATTACTTGATAAG TTTCATGTTCTTGAACTTCAAAATGCTACATCTCCTCTAAAAGAGAGAGCGGATTTGGCTGCTTTGAAAATGTTACTAACTACGACTGCGTCTCAAACTGAAGAGAAGGAAAAACAGTCGCAAACCAATATTACGGCTACCGATATTTCTACACAGTTGAACGAGTTCAAAGACAGAACGAGTGCGCTAGAAAAAGAATTAAGGGAGTCAAaag AATATATTAAAACTCTCGAAGATCAGAAAGAATCTTTAACTCAAACTAATGAAACTTTATCAAAAAGTATTAAACAATTAGAAATATCATTGAATGATGCAAACAGTGCACTTTTAACAGTAAGAAAAGATCTAGAagaaagtagagaacttaaaaGCAAATGCGAAGAACAAACATctatattagaaaataaaatgctcAAACTTTCCGAAACGGCAAGTTCCATGGAAACGAAAGAA AATGATAAACAGAAGGAAATCAAAcatataatgaataaaatttatcaTGCTCTGATGGATAAATTTGTAGAAGAGTCGTACTCTACAAATTACGTAAGAACAGTAATAGCAAATACAATAAAG AATACCACGCTTCAAGTTTTACATAAGAATAATGAAAAAAGTAACAGGGAACCAGAATCAATTTCTGCCAAAATAGCAGAAAGTGATGATTTAAAAGTAGATAATACAGAGTTTGAAACCTCCAGTTCAAGCAAGTCATCAGAACCAACTGAAGTTGCCAAAACTACTAAAACTCAT ATATTTGTATTACAGAATGAACCACCACCTATTCCTCCTATTGATACCGAAGATGAGAATGATTGGTTACAATGA
- the ND-ASHI gene encoding NADH:ubiquinone oxidoreductase subunit ASHI codes for MDSGELRYTNMAVVRKIGKLSNKLLKNNIPRICIARGASNEGGEFDDEEFRKFWDMKKPAAVKEYMPGYYPRNEEERRKAAEKYGMHPDEYKPYPNDHRYTGDYPDLPWIGVAAKDTYYPWDYPAMKRNFEDPIHQNMDMMGEDRYDYGVRKLVGDNQGLFYCIVTLAICFILHEIAPETSQQRMEKQVPFTGVHYTFEPRE; via the exons atggactctggtgaactgcggtatacaaaCATGGCAGTTGTAAGAAAAATCGGGAAATTATCAAATAAGTTACTTAAAAACAATATACCTCGTATATGCATCGCCAGAGGTGCATCCAACGAAGGAGGGGAATTTGACGATGaagaatttcgaaaattttgggACATGAAGAAAC CTGCTGCAGTAAAAGAGTATATGCCAGGGTATTATccaagaaacgaagaagaaagacgTAAAGCTGCCGAAAAATATGGAATGCATCCAGATGAATACAAACCATATCCTAATGATCACAGATATACTGGAGATTATCCAGACTTACCATGGATAGGTGTTGCAGCTAAAGATACTTATTACCCTTGGGATTATCCTGCcatgaaaagaaattttgaagACCCT ATACATCAAAACATGGACATGATGGGAGAAGATCGTTATGACTATGGTGTTAGGAAACTAGTTGGTGATAATCAAGGACTTTTTTATTGTATTGTTACATTGGCTATATGCTTCATTCTTCATGAAATAGCTCCAGAAACAAGTCAACAAAGA atGGAAAAGCAAGTTCCATTCACAGGAGTTCATTATACCTTTGAACCACGTGAATAA
- the LOC117600170 gene encoding uncharacterized protein LOC117600170 codes for MSESYDIDEYYKVAEGLVLKAGNVIENAINLNKSVKSKGIDWDLVTEYDKKIEDDLQKQLLKMYPHHRFIGEETTAEENCLPKLSDEPTWIIDPIDGTTNFVHRFPHTCISLALLINKKIEIGMVYNPLMRQFFSAKRQKGAFLNGHPIKTSNITEISQTLVAMEPWIAKDPNYLVSIYSRMHALIQGTHGIRSLGTAALTLCYVAMGAIEAYHVESIDAWDVAAGKLIIEEAGGIVIDTAGGELNLLTPRVIAACNHQIADQLVNLFKSADLKAIDKNLR; via the exons ATGAGCGAGTCGTACGACATCGATGAGTACTACAAGGTCGCCGAAGGACTTGTCTTAAAAGCAGGAAAT GTGATAGAGAATgccattaatttaaataaaagtgtTAAAAGCAAGGGGATTGACTGGGACCTTGTCACGGAATATGACAAAAAAATAGAAGATGATTTACAgaaacaattattaaaaatgtatccaCATCACAG ATTTATTGGCGAAGAAACGACTGCTGAAGAGAATTGTTTGCCAAAATTAAGTGACGAACCAACATGGATCATAGATCCTATAGATGGCACGACAAATTTCGTTCACCGATTTCCGCACACGTGTATTTCCTTAGCATTAttgataaataagaaaatagaaatagGAATGGTGTACAATCCTCTGATGCGACAATTTTTTTCCGCAAAGAGGCAGAAGGGAGCTTTTTTAAATGGACATCCTATAAAAACATCAAATATAACag AAATCTCTCAAACATTAGTTGCAATGGAACCATGGATTGCCAAGGATCCGAATTATCTAGTCAGCATATACAGCAGAATGCATGCTTTAATCCAAGGAACTCACGG AATAAGATCATTAGGTACTGCTGCTCTTACATTATGTTATGTTGCAATGGGTGCAATAGAAGCATATCATGTTGAAAGTATAGATGCCTGGGATGTTGCTGCAGGCAAACTAATAATAGAAGAAGCAGGAGGAATAGTAATAGACACAGCTG GTGGAGAGTTGAATTTGCTAACACCAAGAGTTATAGCAGCGTGCAACCATCAAATTGCCGATCAACTAGTCAACTTATTTAAAAGTGCTGATTTGAAAGctattgataaaaatttaagaTGA
- the LOC117600171 gene encoding uncharacterized protein LOC117600171, with translation MARYAEDVYYEFAIKLTHDAAQILKTAINGLKKVDEKLGDWDLVTEYDRKIEDVIIGNLKSKFPNHRFIGEESTGKELPELTDDPTWIIDPIDGTTNFVHGFPHTCVVIGLAIKKEMVIGIVYNPVLEQLFTARKGRGAFLNEKPIKVSTVQELSKALVCLEGGFIKVDELREKTLERLRTIVQKVQGIRTLGVAALSLCYVAMGIVEAYYIEGPGISTWDIAAASLIISEAGGVVVDRVTGEKIDIMKPRAIGACNEQIAKEMVKLIREADQTVEQRNK, from the exons ATGGCACGTTACGCGGAGGACGTTTACTACGAGTTCGCCATTAAACTGACCCACGATGCTGCCCAA ATACTCAAGACAGCCATCAACGGTCTGAAGAAAGTTGACGAGAAGTTAGGCGACTGGGACTTGGTAACCGAATATGATCGGAAGATAGAGGATGTCATCATTGGCAATCTTAAATCCAAATTCCCGAACCATAG ATTCATAGGCGAGGAATCGACTGGAAAAGAACTTCCGGAATTAACAGACGATCCAACGTGGATCATAGATCCCATCGATGGCACCACCAACTTCGTTCACGGTTTCCCGCACACCTGTGTCGTGATTGGTCTGGCAATTAAGAAGGAAATGGTGATTGGTATCGTTTATAATCCTGTTCTCGAGCAGCTGTTCACTGCGAGGAAAGGACGTGGAGCGTTCTTAAATGAAAAACCCATAAAAGTTTCCACGGTGCAAG aattgtCAAAAGCTTTAGTCTGCCTGGAGGGTGGTTTCATAAAAGTGGACGAACTCAGGGAGAAAACTCTTGAAAGATTACGAACAATTGTTCAAAAGGTGCAGGG TATCCGTACGCTCGGTGTGGCGGCCTTATCATTGTGTTATGTTGCGATGGGAATCGTGGAGGCTTATTACATAGAGGGGCCAGGAATCTCGACATGGGACATCGCAGCAGCGTCGTTAATCATCTCCGAAGCAGGTGGTGTCGTCGTTGATCGCGTAACAG GAGAGAAGATTGATATCATGAAGCCAAGGGCAATTGGAGCGTGCAATGAACAAATCGCGAAGGAGATGGTCAAACTTATTCGCGAAGCGGATCAAACAGTGgaacaaagaaataaataa
- the LOC117600167 gene encoding uncharacterized protein LOC117600167, with product MFRFSCLCRLRDSVSLVTKIRGCRHEDRAFDRSVVPTKASLPVIMSSEQDIKSYFEAAKELTLKAGVLFKSGFEGQKTVQTKDNEWDLVTEYDKKIEELLTSGLKEKFPDHEFIGEESAAETKEPPVLTDKPTWIIDPIDGTVNFVNSFPFTCISVALSIRKDIVIGIIYNPLSSELYTAIKGQGAFLNDKLMRTTRVTELKKALIEIELFSLQFPSRNRDIKMGRLEAFIKAARGVRYSGSATLSMAYVAKGALDCFQMDNLKAWDVAAGILLVCEAGGSIMDTKADQYDLMKPNTIAAATETLATEIKQLVLDTDLKILRKRLTKM from the exons ATGTTTAGATTCAGCTGCCTATGCCGTTTGCGCGATTCTGTATCACTGGTGACAAAGATAAGAGGATGCCGACACGAGGACCGAGCGTTCGATCGATCAGTCGTTCCGACGAAGGCCTCGCTACCAGTGATCATGTCAAGTGAACAGGATATCAAAAGTTACTTCGAAGCCGCCAAGGAGTTAACTTTAAAAGCTGGCGTG CTATTCAAATCTGGCTTCGAAGGACAGAAAACCGTGCAGACCAAGGATAACGAGTGGGACCTAGTAACAGAATATGACAAAAAAATCGAAGAGCTATTAACCAGCGGTCTGAAGGAGAAATTTCCTGATCATGA ATTTATTGGAGAAGAAAGCGCGGCTGAGACGAAAGAACCACCAGTGTTAACGGATAAGCCAACATGGATCATAGATCCCATAGACGGAACAGTGAATTTTGTTAATTCATTTCCATTCACTTGCATATCAGTGGCTTTGTCAATTCGCAAAGATATTGTGATAGGGATCATTTACAATCCGCTGAGTTCCGAATTGTACACTGCGATCAAAGGACAGGGAGCGTTTTTAAACGACAAACTTATGAGGACCACTCGAGTCACTG AGTTAAAAAAAGCTTTGATAGAAATAGAATTGTTTTCACTTCAATTTCCATCGAGAAATCGAGATATCAAAATGGGCAGATTGGAAGCTTTCATTAAGGCTGcacgagg GGTCAGATACTCGGGATCGGCAACATTGTCCATGGCATACGTAGCAAAAGGTGCACTGGATTGTTTTCAAATGGACAACCTTAAAGCTTGGGACGTTGCAGCTGGAATACTGCTCGTGTGCGAAGCAGGTGGCTCGATAATGGACACGAAAG CGGACCAGTATGATCTTATGAAGCCAAACACAATTGCGGCGGCAACCGAAACGCTGGCCACGGAAATAAAACAATTAGTTCTCGACACCGATCTGAAAATACTGCGGAAGAGATTGACGAAGATGTAA